The following proteins are co-located in the Helicobacteraceae bacterium genome:
- a CDS encoding RNA-binding S4 domain-containing protein produces MRIDSFLNAVNLTKRRVIAQDMIAHNAVLINGAAVKPSREVRIGDIIELKFLTHSKRYETLALPTTRNVPKTAQKDYIKEIV; encoded by the coding sequence GAATCGATTCGTTCTTAAACGCCGTTAATCTGACAAAGCGCCGCGTGATCGCGCAGGATATGATAGCGCATAACGCCGTTTTGATTAACGGCGCGGCGGTTAAACCAAGCCGCGAGGTTAGGATTGGCGACATAATAGAGTTGAAGTTTTTAACTCATAGCAAACGCTACGAAACGCTTGCTCTGCCGACGACGCGCAACGTCCCAAAAACGGCGCAAAAAGACTACATTAAGGAAATCGTTTGA
- the trpD gene encoding anthranilate phosphoribosyltransferase, producing the protein MTYQETKKQFDRLFRNELAFEEAQIMLRELFERGESADEIAAAAEVMKSHAIRLDLDPSLEGKLIDVVGTGGDKSYSFNISTTSSLVVCAAGGYVAKHGNRSITSKSGSADALEALGVSLNLKPAQQVKMLEETGFAFMFAQNHHPALKHIMPIRKSLDHRTIFNILGPLTNPAGVNKQCIGVYDRALAPILAETLKKMGSKSAAVICGDGGVDELTLSGRSRVARLIGETIHLYELDPSHFGLINAPLEALRGGDAQFNAQITRKVFSGAASEAQRDVIYFNTAIALEVISMARDIKEGIEIAKETIESGKAIKKLDEIIEVSSKL; encoded by the coding sequence TTGACCTATCAGGAGACCAAGAAACAGTTTGATCGGCTCTTTAGAAACGAGCTGGCGTTTGAGGAGGCGCAGATAATGTTGCGCGAATTGTTCGAGCGCGGCGAAAGCGCCGACGAGATCGCGGCGGCAGCCGAAGTGATGAAATCGCACGCTATCAGGCTGGATTTAGACCCTTCGCTGGAAGGAAAGTTAATAGACGTGGTGGGAACGGGAGGCGACAAGAGCTACTCGTTTAACATCTCCACCACTTCGAGCCTCGTCGTATGCGCGGCGGGCGGCTACGTGGCAAAGCACGGCAACCGCTCGATCACAAGCAAATCGGGCAGCGCCGACGCGCTGGAGGCTTTGGGGGTTTCGCTTAACCTCAAACCCGCGCAGCAGGTCAAAATGCTGGAGGAGACGGGATTCGCTTTTATGTTCGCGCAAAATCACCACCCGGCGCTGAAGCATATTATGCCGATTAGAAAAAGCCTCGATCACCGCACGATCTTTAACATCTTAGGACCGCTTACCAACCCCGCGGGCGTGAATAAGCAGTGTATCGGCGTATATGATCGCGCGCTTGCGCCAATCTTAGCGGAAACGCTGAAAAAGATGGGATCAAAATCGGCGGCGGTTATATGCGGCGACGGCGGCGTGGACGAGCTGACGCTTTCGGGGCGATCTCGCGTAGCGCGGCTGATAGGAGAGACGATCCATCTCTACGAGCTTGATCCAAGCCATTTCGGGCTGATTAACGCGCCTTTAGAGGCTTTGCGCGGCGGCGACGCGCAATTTAACGCGCAGATTACGCGCAAAGTCTTTAGCGGCGCGGCGAGCGAGGCGCAGCGCGACGTTATCTATTTCAACACGGCGATCGCTTTGGAGGTGATCTCAATGGCGCGGGATATAAAAGAGGGGATCGAGATAGCCAAAGAGACGATCGAATCGGGCAAAGCGATAAAAAAACTCGACGAAATTATAGAGGTAAGCTCCAAACTATGA
- the tsaE gene encoding tRNA (adenosine(37)-N6)-threonylcarbamoyltransferase complex ATPase subunit type 1 TsaE: protein MSQIAVSVPEAFDPICRDLLSRRKEGAVVLLSGVLGAGKTTFVRRFALALETTDVASPSFGVMHEYAPNLRHFDLYRVGSEAFFARGLQETLDSGWNFIEWADKKIEDYLKNNAIAYVKINIELKDNLRLVSVGDE from the coding sequence ATGAGTCAAATAGCCGTAAGCGTTCCAGAAGCGTTCGATCCGATCTGCCGCGATCTGCTTTCGCGCCGCAAAGAGGGGGCGGTCGTTCTTTTGAGCGGGGTTCTGGGCGCGGGCAAAACGACGTTTGTTCGGCGATTCGCTCTGGCGCTTGAAACGACGGACGTCGCCTCTCCGAGTTTTGGCGTTATGCACGAATACGCGCCAAATCTGCGCCATTTCGATCTCTATCGCGTAGGAAGCGAGGCGTTTTTCGCGAGAGGGTTGCAAGAGACGCTAGATAGCGGCTGGAACTTTATCGAGTGGGCGGATAAAAAGATCGAGGATTACCTGAAAAATAACGCGATCGCCTACGTGAAAATCAATATCGAGCTTAAAGACAATCTGCGGCTGGTGAGCGTCGGCGATGAGTGA
- the lptB gene encoding LPS export ABC transporter ATP-binding protein: MSELTHALKGVNLTKRYKSAEVLRGVTIEVKSSQVVSLLGPNGAGKTTTFYMICGLVPATSGEVWLDDKEISKLSLHERSRIGIGYLPQESSILKELSAEDNLYLAAEFAFGADKAEQKKRVEALLEQFNIEHIRARKGVNLSGGERRRVEIARALVAKPKFILLDEPFAGVDPIAVADIQKMIRFLSSQNIGVLITDHNVRETLGVCDIAYVLHDGAIIAGGEASAVGRDPLVIRHYLGENYKL, from the coding sequence ATGAGTGAATTAACGCACGCGCTTAAAGGAGTTAATCTAACTAAACGCTACAAGAGCGCCGAAGTGTTGCGCGGCGTAACGATCGAGGTGAAAAGCTCGCAAGTCGTTAGCCTGCTAGGACCCAACGGCGCGGGCAAAACGACCACTTTTTATATGATCTGCGGGCTTGTTCCCGCCACAAGCGGCGAGGTGTGGCTAGACGACAAAGAAATATCTAAACTCTCTTTGCACGAGCGATCGCGCATAGGAATCGGATACCTGCCCCAAGAGAGCAGCATACTCAAAGAGCTTAGCGCCGAGGACAACCTTTATTTAGCCGCCGAGTTTGCCTTCGGAGCGGACAAAGCGGAGCAAAAAAAGCGCGTCGAGGCGCTTTTGGAGCAGTTTAATATCGAGCATATTCGCGCTAGAAAAGGCGTGAATCTCTCCGGCGGCGAAAGGCGGCGCGTCGAGATCGCCCGCGCGCTTGTCGCTAAGCCAAAGTTTATTTTGCTAGACGAACCTTTCGCGGGGGTCGATCCGATCGCCGTGGCGGATATTCAAAAAATGATCAGGTTTTTAAGCTCGCAAAACATCGGCGTTTTGATCACCGATCACAACGTGCGCGAAACGCTAGGCGTATGCGATATAGCCTATGTGCTTCACGACGGCGCGATTATAGCCGGCGGCGAAGCGAGCGCGGTGGGACGCGATCCGTTGGTAATTCGCCACTACTTAGGAGAAAACTATAAGCTATGA
- a CDS encoding RNA polymerase factor sigma-54, which translates to MSLRRQVGGVVQAKYRMSATMRNWLPLLQCSVTDLESRLRTEAEANPFLQITPNQEISYDEHDPESGDRIEDEDFLDMDDNYYKKEERKHSLSDVIEATTLYQKSLYDALFEQVTDHLFPTPQSKAVAFALINAIGDEGFFEGDIEQIAAQNGVRAEFAEKVRRRFEHFMPSGVGAKDIGECFVWQLREYDLDEKLYQLTKTLIYNRDNLSAFCKEEGFGEAIAIFRRLRNPPAIEFLEDSAQIIPDIFVFKNGDELEVELNDPYYPKLTIETTANAKKDDFVRAKLKEARDLIDAVSMRRKTLKKIGLMIVDRQYDFFKSGADIAPMKLADISEDLRRNCSTISRAISGKYLACDRGVFALKSFFSIAIDDANETSTRAIKDYLIKLIKEEPRQKPLSDQKLLRLIEAKFSVKMVRRTITKYREQLDVGASGERKRLYLISERR; encoded by the coding sequence ATGAGTCTGCGCAGACAGGTCGGCGGCGTCGTTCAAGCCAAATATCGTATGAGCGCGACGATGAGGAACTGGCTGCCGCTTCTGCAATGCTCCGTAACGGACTTGGAATCTCGCCTTAGAACCGAAGCCGAAGCCAACCCGTTTTTACAAATAACGCCCAATCAAGAGATTTCCTACGACGAACACGATCCCGAAAGCGGCGATAGAATCGAGGACGAAGATTTTTTAGATATGGACGATAACTATTACAAAAAAGAGGAGCGCAAACATTCGCTCTCCGACGTGATCGAGGCGACTACGCTGTATCAGAAATCGCTCTACGACGCGCTTTTTGAGCAGGTCACCGATCATCTTTTTCCAACGCCTCAAAGTAAAGCGGTCGCCTTTGCTTTGATCAACGCGATAGGCGACGAAGGTTTTTTTGAGGGCGATATAGAGCAGATAGCGGCGCAAAACGGCGTTCGAGCCGAGTTTGCGGAGAAGGTTCGCCGACGCTTCGAGCATTTTATGCCTTCCGGCGTGGGCGCTAAAGATATTGGCGAGTGTTTTGTCTGGCAGTTACGCGAATACGATCTAGACGAGAAGCTCTACCAACTGACCAAAACGCTGATATATAACCGCGATAACCTATCCGCTTTTTGCAAAGAGGAGGGCTTTGGCGAGGCTATAGCGATTTTTAGGCGTTTAAGAAATCCGCCCGCCATAGAGTTTCTAGAGGACTCCGCGCAGATTATCCCCGATATTTTTGTGTTCAAAAACGGCGACGAGCTAGAGGTGGAACTAAACGATCCCTATTACCCTAAGCTAACGATCGAGACGACGGCGAACGCGAAAAAAGATGATTTTGTTCGCGCCAAGCTCAAAGAGGCGCGCGATCTAATCGACGCCGTGAGCATGCGGCGCAAAACGCTTAAAAAAATCGGTTTGATGATCGTCGATCGCCAATACGATTTTTTCAAAAGCGGCGCCGATATAGCGCCGATGAAGCTCGCCGATATTTCCGAAGACCTAAGACGCAATTGCAGCACCATAAGCCGCGCTATAAGCGGCAAGTATCTCGCTTGCGATCGCGGCGTTTTCGCGCTAAAGAGCTTCTTTAGCATAGCGATCGACGACGCTAACGAAACGTCAACTCGCGCGATCAAAGACTATCTAATTAAGTTAATCAAAGAGGAGCCGCGACAAAAACCGCTAAGCGATCAGAAGCTGTTGCGGCTGATAGAGGCAAAGTTTTCCGTAAAGATGGTTAGGCGCACCATCACGAAATACCGCGAGCAGCTTGACGTCGGCGCTAGCGGCGAACGCAAGCGTCTATATCTAATAAGCGAACGGCGTTAA
- a CDS encoding F0F1 ATP synthase subunit C — MKKVLFAFIALACSAFAVVEGNDAGETFASYSILAAVVGLGLAALGGAIGMGNAAAATIAGTARNPGMGGKLMTTMFIALAMIEAQVIYTLVLALIALYGNPFIDFFPALTPPPAPAQ; from the coding sequence ATGAAAAAAGTTCTTTTTGCGTTTATCGCTTTGGCGTGTTCGGCGTTTGCCGTCGTCGAAGGGAACGACGCGGGCGAAACTTTCGCGTCTTACTCGATTTTAGCCGCCGTCGTCGGTCTTGGCTTGGCGGCTCTTGGCGGCGCGATCGGTATGGGCAACGCCGCGGCGGCTACGATCGCCGGCACGGCGCGCAATCCGGGCATGGGCGGCAAGCTGATGACCACGATGTTTATCGCGCTCGCGATGATCGAAGCGCAGGTTATATATACGCTTGTTCTTGCGTTGATCGCGCTTTACGGCAATCCGTTTATCGACTTTTTCCCCGCGCTTACGCCGCCTCCGGCTCCAGCCCAATAG